Genomic window (Streptosporangium brasiliense):
GACCCGGTCGGCGCAGCGCTGGTGCGCCGCTACCTGGCCGCCTTCGGCCCCGCCTCCTCAGCCGATCTGCGCGCCTGGTGCGGCCTCGCCGGGCTGCCGGCCGCGGTCGCGGCGGTACGCGAGGAGCTCGTGTCCTTCCGCGACGAGCGAGGCCGGGAACTACTGGACCTTCCCGACGCCCCGCGCCCCGACCCCGGCACCCCCGCTCCAGTAAGGTTCCTGCCGGCGTTCGACAACGCGATCCTCGGCTACCACGACCGCAGCCGGCTCATCGACGACGCCCACCGCGGCCTGTCGGTCACCGGCGCCCGCGTGGTCCTGGTTGACGGCCGGGGGGCCGCGACCTGGAGCGTCAAGGCCGGCACCGTGACCGTCACCCCGCTGCGCCGCTTCTCCCGAGCCGAACACACCTCCGTGGCCGAGCAGGGCCAGGAACTGGCGGCATTCCTCTCCGACCATGACAGCGATCGCATCGAGATCGCCAAGACGCCCTGTTGAGTGGCGCCTTGGACGCTTCGGCCACCGATACCGCAGCAGTGTGCTGGTGCCTCACCGCGGAGTGCGGCCACGCGTCATGGGCCGGGAACCGCGGCAACCGCTTGCCGCGGCACCTGACACGGCTGGGCGCCACCTCCGGAGAACCAGTGCACGGGACGCGGTTCACCCGACCGACGTCAGGTCAGCCGGCAGGTGTGCCGATCTGGTCGCGTTCGAGCGCGGCACGTAGGGTCCGCGAGGACCCACGCGGCGTCGTCGGTCAGGAGCAGCAGGGCGGAGCGTGGGTCCGACCGTTCGGGCCGCCGGGCGGCCGATCACTCGACGGTCCGAATGGCCGCCTCAGCCACGAGATCGAAACCGCACCTCACCCAGCTTCCCGAGAGTTCGCGCCCAGGTTCAGCGGCCGCTGCGCTCGGCGCGCCAGCGGCTGGGTGAGAGACCGGTCTGGCGCTGGAAGAAGGCGGTGAAGTTGGCCGCGTCGGTGAAGCCGACCCGCTGCGCGCAGCGGGCCGCGGGCAGGTCGGTGTGTGCGAGCAGGCGTTTGGCCTCCAGGATGATGCGCTGGTCGAGGAACTGTTTGGCGCCCAGCCCGGTGGCGGCCCGGGTGGCGCGGGTCAGGGTGCGCCGGTCGTAGCCGAGCGCGCGGGCGTAGTCGGCGACCTGGTGCTGGGTGGCGAACCGCTCCTCGACCGCGATCCGGTAGCGGGCGAAGGTCTCCTGGTCCACTGTGTCGGGCGCACCGAGCGTGTCGGGTTGGTCGGGTCGCACATGCAGGACGAGCACCGACAGCAGGTGGGTGAGCACGGCTGCAGACGTCGGTCGGGGAGCTGTCACGGCCAGCCGGTGCTCGTGCGCCAGGTGCTGCCCCGCGCGGACGGCCGCCGGCCAGGACCGTTCGTCCAGCTGCCAGTTCGCACCGCTCCAGCCGAGTGCAGGTCCTGAGGACATCGGGCCCGACGTTGCCGAGGCAGTGGCCAGCGGGTCGGTGGGCAGGAAGCCCGGTTCGAACAGCACCAGCGGCCCGTCCACCCGTTCCACGTCGTTCCAGCGGTGCACGGTGCCGGGGCGGATCCACACCACGTCGCGCGGTCGCAGCCGGTGCTCGACGAAGTCGGCGCTGTGCCCGCCCGTCCCTGACCGGACCAGTGCCAGGACGTGGAAGTCCGGACGCTGTGGGCGGGTCCGCAGCCGGGCGGGGTCCATCCGCCGCAGCCGGGCGAAGCTGAGCACCTCGACGCCGAACCTCGACCCTGCGCCGGGGGTGTAGCGCAGCTGCCGCACCTCGGAAGGCTGACCGTTTTCCACTAGCACCACGCCTCTTTCCACCGTGCCCCGAACCGGACGTCAACCGTAACGTCTGTGCCGGTCATCCTGTTCGGGTGACCTGAATTGGGACCGGCACGGCGCGCCGCCGATCACCGGCCCGAGTCAGGAGAGGCACCAATGACGACGGAAAACACAAGTATGAGCGTGGCGGTGACCGGCGGGCGGCTCGGTGTGCACCGGCGGGAAGGGACTGGTCCCACGCTGGTGTTCGCGCATTACTGGGGTGGCTCCGCCCGCACCTGGGACGCGGTGTTGGAGCAGCTGCCGGACGAGCGCGGCACGGTCCGCTACGACCAGCGCGGCTGGGGCGCCGCACGGCAGTTGCCCGGCCCGTACCACCTGGACCAACTCGCTGACGACCTGCTCGATCTGGTGGCCGGGCTGGAGCTCGACAGCTTCGTGCTGGTCGGCCACTCGATGGGCGGGAAGGTCTGCCAGCTGGCTGCCGCACGCCGGCCTTCGGGTCTGGCCGGGCTCGTCCTGCTCGCCCCGGCTCCGCCGCAGCCGCCGGCTTCTGTGACCGCCGACTACTGCGAGTTCCTTGCTCACGCCTACGACTCGGCGGGCAGTGTGCGGCAGGCGCTGGACCATGTCCTGACCGCGAGCGCGTTGACCGAGTCCGCCCGGGAGGCCGCGGTGCGCGACAGCCTGGCCGCGGACGACCCCGCCCGCAGGCATTGGCCACAGCACGGCATAGCCCTGGACATCACGCAGCTCGCAGGGGCGATCGACGTCCCCGTCCTGGTCCTGGCAGGCGAGCAGGACAAGGTCGAACCCGCCGCCGTCCTGCGCCACCACCTGCTCCCGCACATCCCGCACGCCACGCTCCAGGTGGTCCCCGCCAGCGGCCACCTCTTGCCCCTGGAGGCACCGCACGCCGTCGCCGCGGCCCTGGAATCCTTCACCACCGCCCTCCACCCCCCGCGCCACCCCACTGGTGAGACGCACGACACCCACCTCCGCTGACCACCCGCGCCCGTCGGCCCTGCTCCGCGTCCTGAACGCGAGTGGCGGGGCCGACGCCCACTCAGGCGGTGACGGACCAGCGGCCGTCCATGCCATCGGAGCGCGTGTCTGCCGCTCGTCGGATCCGTGTGATGACGCGCCGTTTGAGGGATCTTGTGGCCTGTCCAACGCGCTGGCAAGTCCCGATCTCTACCGGGTCATGTTCGACGCCGGGTTCGAACTAGAGAACGCCGAGGCCGCGGACGACACGCTGCACTGTCTGGTCCGGGCCGTCGAACGGGCCACGGCCACCGGCCGCTTTGGCGACGACATCGACCCGCTGGAGTTGGCCACGCAGAGCTGGATCATCGGACATGGACTGGCATCCCTGGTCGCCACCGGCCCCCTGCACCATCAGGCGCTGGCCCCGGGCGTACCGCTGCTGACCGCCCTGTTCACCGGCGCAGGCGACAACCCCGAACGTTGCCGCCGGTCAGTCGAACGCGGCTGGCGCCCCTGACCTCTGATCGTCGCTTCGAGTTCTCCGACACGGCGTCAACGGACGTCTCACCTCGATGACAACAACTCGGAAACGCTAACGAAGAACACCACGAGACCCAATATGGGGGCGAACGTTGCCTGATGCGGCAACTATGTCGGCGGCACCGGGACCCGCCATGGGCGCATCAGCTCGTTCAGTGCGCCTGGGCGGTGTGCTCGCGGTGAAGGCCAGAAGAAGCGCGGCGGTCCGCGGCGGGTCCTTGAGGATGGGCGTGTGCCCGATACCGGGCAGCAGCTCGACTTTCGCGCCCGGAACGGCGCGGTATTCGGCGGCGGAGGAGGATCGCCATCTCTGGTCGTCCTCACCGAAGATCACTAGCAGCGGTTTGCCGAGGGAGTCAGCCGATCGGGGAGCGCGCGCTGGTTCACATAGTCGTCGCCGGACTGCGATGTCGCGATGAAGGCGTGGTAGGTCATGCCGCGCGCGTCGTCCACGACCGCCTGTGGGGCCTTGTAGCCGGGGCGGCTGAACGCGGTGCTCGCGGCGTTGCGGATCAGGCTGTCGGTCCGAAGCCGCCACAGCAGCTGCCCGATGACGGGGTCATCCAGGAGCCCGCCGACGAAGCCGCTTGAGACGGCGGCGTTCAGGCGGGGTGCGGTGTCGATGATCGCGAATGCGGTCACCAGGTCGGGTCGTTGCTCGGCGAGAGCGGTGGCGACCGCGCCACCGGTGGAGTGGCCGACCACGACGGCGTGTTCGACGCCGAGCCGGTCCATCGCCTCACCGACCCGGCGTCCCTGCCCGGGCATCTCGTAGCCGCCGCCGGCCGGTTTGGCCGATTGGCCGTGCCCGAGCAGGTCGATCCGGATGACGCGATGGGACCTGGTCAGCAGCGGAACGAGCGCGTCCCACGAGCGGGTCGACGCGGCGAGCCCGTGGATCAGCACGAGTGCCGGGGCATCGGGGGGCCGTCCTGACGCACGTAGATGTTCCCGCCGTCGAGGGGCAGGGTCGGATTCCCGCCGGCCTTGGCGCTCTGCCGCGTCACCACCTCCGCGTTCACGAGAAGCAATCCGACGACGACGAAGAGGACAGCCGAGGCGATCAAGAGGCGCCGCCGGCGCCGTGCCGCGCGGCTCACATCAGCCTGCCGGTGCGGAAACCGCAGGTCGGCGTCGCCGAAACAGCGGGGTCATCGAGCCCCAGGGAAATAATCATGGGCCTACTGTCGCCGTCGGTACGCGCCGGTATCTTGTACAAATGTTCCGGTCAGTCGGCTGGATGCTCTCGGTGCCGGCCAGGGCGCGGACGGCGTCCGGCTTCCCGCTCGCCGAACCTTGCTCGTCCAGGCGGTCGGTACATCGCGCTCTGATCGGTACGGCCGGCACCCTTGACCATCTCGACGTGGCGGTCCTTCATCAGGGCTTTCCCGACTCGGCGACCGCGCCATCAGCGCGCGTCGTCGCCTGGCTCGTCGACACCGGCGCGGTGGGCGCCGAGGCGCTTCACCCATCCGACGCCAACCCACAAGGTCGGTGCATGACACGCGACGCCGTGCTGGCGACCGTAGACAAGATCAACCGGCGGTCCGTGAAGATCGGCGGATATCGCGTTGACGCCCAGATCGTGCCTTACTGGCTGTTCCTTCGCCTCTACAGCGACAGCCCGCAGTCCTACGCCACTCTCGCCGAGGAGGCCCGCGCGCTGAGCCGAGCCGGCGCGACGCCGCCCCCCGCCTCGTTGAAGCAGTTCCTCGACGGCGTTTTCACCGGCGCCGGCGACGCGTCAGATCGGGCCGGAACGGCGATCCTGTGCGGTGACCGGGCCGCACCTCGTGATCCGTTGGTCTACTACCGCGACATCCAGCGCCATCGCACGGCGGAGCCGCTGTTCGGGCCGCTTGCCCGCAACATCCCCCCGTGCGCGTTCTGGCTGGTCAAGCCGCTCGAACCGGCCACCACGATCGGCAACGCCGTACCCGCGCTGATCGTCGGCGCCGCCGGCGACCCCGCCACGCCCTACCCGGGCCAGCAGGCCATGCACCGGGCACTGACCGGCTCCCGCATGATCACGCTGAAAGGCGCCTACCGCCACACCGTCTATCTCGTGGCGGGCAGCACCTGCGTCGATACCAACGTGAGCCGCTACCTCATCGACGGTGTCCTGCCCAGCAAGGACGTCACCTGCACCCGCAGCAACGCCTAGCGCGGCTACCCCTGCTGCGCGCGCTGCGGTGGTCTGCCCCGCCCCGGCGCCGGGGCAGGCCATCCGCCCAGCCACAGGTAGCCGCCGGCCGACAGCCAAACGCCCACGCGGAGTGCCGTCCACCGCTCATCGCCAGAGTGAACGGCAGCGGCGCCACCGGCCGCGGTGAGCCTGCCGCACAGCATGCCGTAGGCGGCCATGTAACGCCTGCGCAGCTCGACCGGGCGTGACTTCGATTTCTTGACGGCGTCGCTCTTTGAACGCTTTCTGGAATCCCGGGTCGGCGAACTGACGGATCCCAACGGCAAAGAGCATGCTGCGGCCATCATGGTCGAACGTCTGTGAGGTGGCCGCCCGGCAACCGGGCCAGCCATGCTCCTGTCTCCAGAGCGGTCTGCGCGGCCTGGCCTGGCACTCTGCGGCTGTCGGTAGCGGGGCACGCGTCCCGGTTCGACTTGTGGGTAGCCGGACCAGGGAGTGATCTATCGGTGTGGACAGGCGCGCGTGGATGGGTGAAGGAGACGGACTCATGATGGCCAGGAGAGGCTTTGGTACGGGCCTGATGGACCCGGTGGGCTCGGCGCGTACGCCGTGGATGATGCTGGCGTGCGCGACCTTGGGGTTCGCGCTGAACTTCTGGGCCTGGGCGCTGCTCAGCCCGCTCGGCCCGCGTTTCAAGCAGCTGCTCGGCCTGCCGGCGGCGCAGCAGGCGCTGCTGGTCGCGGTGCCGGTGATCGTCGGCTCGCTGGGACGGATCCCCGTGGGCGCGCTGACCGACCGCTACGGCGGCCGGGTCATGTTCCCGCTGGTGTCGGCCGCCACGATCGTGCCGGTGCTGTTCATCGGTGTGGCGGGGCAGAGCTCGCTGGCCGCTCTGCTGATCGGCGGGTTCTTCCTCGGCATCGGCGGCACCGCTTTCGCCGTCGGGGTGCCGTTCGTGGGCGCGTGGTTCCCGCCGCACCGGCGCGGGCTGGCGGTGGGGGTCTTCGGCGCGGGCATGGGCGGCACCGCCATCAGTGCGCTGACCACCGTCCATCTGGTCGACAGCGGCGGTGCGGCGGCCCCGTTCGTCATCACGGCGGTCGTGCTGGCGCTCTACGCGGCCATCTCGTGGCTGGTCCTGCGGGACGCTCCCGGGCGTAGCACGCCGGGTCAGCCGTTGATCGCGCGGCTGGCGGCCACGGCCAGGCTGCCGATCACGTGGCAGGCGTGCCTGCTGTACGCGGTCGCCTTCGGCGGCTATGTCGCCTTCTCCGTCTACCTGCCGGCCTATCTGCAGACCGGGTACGGCCTGGAGCAGGCTGATGCGGCCTACCGGATGGCCGGGTTCGTGGTGCTGGCGGTGCTGATGCGCCCGCTCGGCGGGTGGCTGTCGGACCGGATCGGCCCCGTCCCCGTCCTGGCCGGGGTGTTCGTCGTGGTCATCGTCATGGCGGCGGTCCAGGCGCTGACGCCCGCCCTGATGCCGGTGGGCACGGTCGCGTTCCTGTCCATGGCGGCGGCGCTCGGCGCGGGCAGCGGCGCCACCTTCGCGCTCGTGGCCCAGGCCGCCCCGGCCGACCAGGTGGGCTCGGTCACCGGGCTGGTCGGCGCGGCCGGCGGGCTGGGCGGGTTCGTGCCACCGCTGGTCATGGGCTTCCTTTACGGCCGGCTCGGCTCCTACGGGCTCGGCCTGGCCTTGCTCGCCGGTACCGCCGCGCTGGCGGTCGTGCTGACCTTGACCGCGGTGCGCGCCTTGGTGGGCGTACAGGTGCGGGCCCGCTGATCAGCGCTCGCTGTTCAGGCCCCGCTGATCAAGCAGGGGCCCTCCGGGCTTGTGCCGTGCCGCCCGGCGGTGACCGGAGGGTTCCTGCGGGGTCAGCGTGACGGCTCCCAGCCGCGCCGGGCGGCCGGGCGTTTCTCGTCCCTGCTGCGGTAGACGATGTACGGCCGCGTCAGGTAGCCCACCGGGGCGGTGAGCATGTGCACCAGCCGGGTGAACGGCCAGATCGCGAACAGCACCAGCGCGCTGAGCGCGTGCAGCTGGAACAGCAGGGGCACGTCCGTCATCAGCGTAGGGTCCGGCTGGAAGGTGAAGATGGACCGGAACCACGGCGAGACGGTGGTGCGGTAGTCGTAGCCGCCGCCGGTGAGGTTGGCCATGACGGTGGCGGCCAGGCCGAGGGCGATGGTGAGCGCCAGGACGGCGTACATCAGCTTGTCGTTGCGGGTGGTGGCGGTGAACACCGGGCCGACGGTGCGGCGCCGGTAGATCAGGATGGCCAGGCCGCCGATCGTGGCGATGCCCGCGATCGTGCCCAGCACGACGGCCGACAGGTGGTACAGCTCCTCGCTGACCCCGACGGCCTCGGTCCAGCTCTTGGGGATCACCAGGCCGCCGACGTGACCGAGCGCCACCACCAGGATGCCGAAGTGGAACAGCGGGCTGCCGATGCGCAGCAGCCGTGACTCGTACATCTGGGAGGAGCGGGTGGTCCAGCCGAACTTGTCGTAGCGGTAGCGCCACACGTGGCCGAGCACGAACACGGTGATGGCCACGTACGGCAGCACCACCCACAGCAGGACGCTCATCGGCCCGCCTCCATCATTGAGTATGGTTCCAGGCCGACGGCCTCGGCGGGCGGCCCCTGCGCCGCCAGCCGCAGCGCGGCCTCCTGCTCGCGGGTGCCCGCCGGGGGCAGCGTGGCCAGCACGGCGGCCACCACGTCGGCGTACGGTGAGCGCTCCTCGGCCAGCGCGGCGCGCAGCACCTCCACGCCCGCCCGGTGCTCGGTCAGCAGCCGCCGGGCCTCGCGGACGGCGCCGCGCGCCGACAGCTCGCACACCACGGCCAGGTGGTCGGGCAGCTCACCGTCGGCGGGCTCGAAGCCCGCAGCGCGGAGCGCGTGCTTGAAGCGCAGCAGCGCGGCGCCGCGCTTGCGGGTGTCGCCGTAGGCGTAGTAGGTGAGGTACGGGCAGCAGCGCCGCTTGAGGTCGAACGTCGCCACATAGTGTGCGGCCAGCTCGGACCGGTCGGTGCCGGCCACATGGCTGAGGAAGGCCGACAGCCGCTCGCGAACCTCGCCGGTCGGCAGTCCGTTCACCGCCTCCGCCAGCACGCCGAGCCCGTCATACAGGCGCTCGTCGGGATAGCCGAGCAGCACCGAGGCCACCATGTGGGCGGTGCGCACATCGCTGCTCATTTCTTCCTCCCGGGGAACAGCCCGTCCGGTGTGCCCTTGCCGTCCCAGTTGAGCAGGTTGACCCGGCCGCGCAGCTCGCGGGCGTCGTCCACGTCCTCGCCCTCCTGCCGCTGGCGCAGGGCGTGGAAGTTCTCCACCGCCACCGGGGCGGGCGTGCCGGAGGCCTCGCCGAACGGGCCGTTCATACCGGGGCCGCCCTCGTAGTCCAGGCTGCAGCCGGTGGCCAGCTCCTCCAGCTGCTCGCCCTGCTCGGCGTGGGCCTTGGGGATGACGTAGCGCTCGCCGTAGGGGGCCAGGGCCAGCAGCCGGTGCATGCCTTCGACCTGTGGGCCGCTCATCCCGACGGCCTCCGCGATCGACTCGTCTCGTTCCTGGCCGAGGTTGACGCGGCGCATGTACGAGCGCATCGCGGCCAGCCGGAGCAGCACCGCCCGTACCGGCTCGGGATCGCCGGCCGTGAACAGCTCGGCCAGATAACCGATCGGGATGCGCAGGGCGTCGATGGCGCCGAACAGGTTGCCCGCGTCCTCCCCGTCGTGCCCGGTGCCCGCCAGCACGTCCACCACCGGCGACAGCGGCGGGATGTACCAGACCATCGGCATCGTGCGGTACTCCGGGTGCAGCGGCAGCGCCACGCCGTATTCGAAGATCAGCTTGTGGATCGGGGAACGCCGGGCGGCTTCCAGCCAGTCCTCGGGGATGCCGGCGGCGCGGGCGGCGGCGATCACCTCGGGGTCGTGGGGGTCGAGCATGACGCTCTTCTGCGCCTCGTACAGGGCCTTGTCCTCGGGGACGGAGGCCGCCTCGGCGACGCGGTCGGCGTCGTACAGGATGAGGCCGATGTAACGCAGCCGCCCCACGCACGTCTCTGAGCAGACCGTCGGGATGCCCACTTCGACGCGCGGGTAGCAGAACGTGCACTTCTCGGCCTTGCCGGTGCGGTGGTTGAAGTACACCTTCTTGTACGGGCAGCCGGTCACGCACATCCGCCAGCCACGGCAGCGGTCCTGGTCGACCAGCACGATGCCGTCCTCCGACCGCTTGTACAGCGCTCCGGACGGGC
Coding sequences:
- a CDS encoding helix-turn-helix domain-containing protein, with the translated sequence MVLVENGQPSEVRQLRYTPGAGSRFGVEVLSFARLRRMDPARLRTRPQRPDFHVLALVRSGTGGHSADFVEHRLRPRDVVWIRPGTVHRWNDVERVDGPLVLFEPGFLPTDPLATASATSGPMSSGPALGWSGANWQLDERSWPAAVRAGQHLAHEHRLAVTAPRPTSAAVLTHLLSVLVLHVRPDQPDTLGAPDTVDQETFARYRIAVEERFATQHQVADYARALGYDRRTLTRATRAATGLGAKQFLDQRIILEAKRLLAHTDLPAARCAQRVGFTDAANFTAFFQRQTGLSPSRWRAERSGR
- a CDS encoding alpha/beta fold hydrolase; translation: MTTENTSMSVAVTGGRLGVHRREGTGPTLVFAHYWGGSARTWDAVLEQLPDERGTVRYDQRGWGAARQLPGPYHLDQLADDLLDLVAGLELDSFVLVGHSMGGKVCQLAAARRPSGLAGLVLLAPAPPQPPASVTADYCEFLAHAYDSAGSVRQALDHVLTASALTESAREAAVRDSLAADDPARRHWPQHGIALDITQLAGAIDVPVLVLAGEQDKVEPAAVLRHHLLPHIPHATLQVVPASGHLLPLEAPHAVAAALESFTTALHPPRHPTGETHDTHLR
- a CDS encoding TetR-like C-terminal domain-containing protein, with product MRRTTPTSADHPRPSALLRVLNASGGADAHSGGDGPAAVHAIGARVCRSSDPCDDAPFEGSCGLSNALASPDLYRVMFDAGFELENAEAADDTLHCLVRAVERATATGRFGDDIDPLELATQSWIIGHGLASLVATGPLHHQALAPGVPLLTALFTGAGDNPERCRRSVERGWRP
- a CDS encoding alpha/beta fold hydrolase, coding for MLIHGLAASTRSWDALVPLLTRSHRVIRIDLLGHGQSAKPAGGGYEMPGQGRRVGEAMDRLGVEHAVVVGHSTGGAVATALAEQRPDLVTAFAIIDTAPRLNAAVSSGFVGGLLDDPVIGQLLWRLRTDSLIRNAASTAFSRPGYKAPQAVVDDARGMTYHAFIATSQSGDDYVNQRALPDRLTPSANRC
- a CDS encoding alpha/beta hydrolase, with product MFRSVGWMLSVPARARTASGFPLAEPCSSRRSVHRALIGTAGTLDHLDVAVLHQGFPDSATAPSARVVAWLVDTGAVGAEALHPSDANPQGRCMTRDAVLATVDKINRRSVKIGGYRVDAQIVPYWLFLRLYSDSPQSYATLAEEARALSRAGATPPPASLKQFLDGVFTGAGDASDRAGTAILCGDRAAPRDPLVYYRDIQRHRTAEPLFGPLARNIPPCAFWLVKPLEPATTIGNAVPALIVGAAGDPATPYPGQQAMHRALTGSRMITLKGAYRHTVYLVAGSTCVDTNVSRYLIDGVLPSKDVTCTRSNA
- a CDS encoding MFS transporter, coding for MMARRGFGTGLMDPVGSARTPWMMLACATLGFALNFWAWALLSPLGPRFKQLLGLPAAQQALLVAVPVIVGSLGRIPVGALTDRYGGRVMFPLVSAATIVPVLFIGVAGQSSLAALLIGGFFLGIGGTAFAVGVPFVGAWFPPHRRGLAVGVFGAGMGGTAISALTTVHLVDSGGAAAPFVITAVVLALYAAISWLVLRDAPGRSTPGQPLIARLAATARLPITWQACLLYAVAFGGYVAFSVYLPAYLQTGYGLEQADAAYRMAGFVVLAVLMRPLGGWLSDRIGPVPVLAGVFVVVIVMAAVQALTPALMPVGTVAFLSMAAALGAGSGATFALVAQAAPADQVGSVTGLVGAAGGLGGFVPPLVMGFLYGRLGSYGLGLALLAGTAALAVVLTLTAVRALVGVQVRAR
- the narI gene encoding respiratory nitrate reductase subunit gamma, with protein sequence MSVLLWVVLPYVAITVFVLGHVWRYRYDKFGWTTRSSQMYESRLLRIGSPLFHFGILVVALGHVGGLVIPKSWTEAVGVSEELYHLSAVVLGTIAGIATIGGLAILIYRRRTVGPVFTATTRNDKLMYAVLALTIALGLAATVMANLTGGGYDYRTTVSPWFRSIFTFQPDPTLMTDVPLLFQLHALSALVLFAIWPFTRLVHMLTAPVGYLTRPYIVYRSRDEKRPAARRGWEPSR
- the narJ gene encoding nitrate reductase molybdenum cofactor assembly chaperone; this translates as MSSDVRTAHMVASVLLGYPDERLYDGLGVLAEAVNGLPTGEVRERLSAFLSHVAGTDRSELAAHYVATFDLKRRCCPYLTYYAYGDTRKRGAALLRFKHALRAAGFEPADGELPDHLAVVCELSARGAVREARRLLTEHRAGVEVLRAALAEERSPYADVVAAVLATLPPAGTREQEAALRLAAQGPPAEAVGLEPYSMMEAGR
- the narH gene encoding nitrate reductase subunit beta translates to MRVMAQLAMVMNLDKCIGCHTCSVTCKQAWTNRAGTEYVWFNNVETRPGQGYPRTYQDQERWQGGWELNRRGRLKLKAGGRLKKLLSIFANPLMPSIQDYYEPWTYDYDRLFSAPMQADTPVARPRSLITGEPTKISWSANWDDNLAGAPELAPADPVLRKLSDQVKLEFERAFMFYLPRICEHCLNPSCVASCPSGALYKRSEDGIVLVDQDRCRGWRMCVTGCPYKKVYFNHRTGKAEKCTFCYPRVEVGIPTVCSETCVGRLRYIGLILYDADRVAEAASVPEDKALYEAQKSVMLDPHDPEVIAAARAAGIPEDWLEAARRSPIHKLIFEYGVALPLHPEYRTMPMVWYIPPLSPVVDVLAGTGHDGEDAGNLFGAIDALRIPIGYLAELFTAGDPEPVRAVLLRLAAMRSYMRRVNLGQERDESIAEAVGMSGPQVEGMHRLLALAPYGERYVIPKAHAEQGEQLEELATGCSLDYEGGPGMNGPFGEASGTPAPVAVENFHALRQRQEGEDVDDARELRGRVNLLNWDGKGTPDGLFPGRKK